Proteins co-encoded in one endosymbiont 'TC1' of Trimyema compressum genomic window:
- the rpmE gene encoding 50S ribosomal protein L31, with product MKKGIHPEYKQTTITCACGNVINTGSTKENLKIEVCSACHPFYTGAKSRMVDKGGRVERFKKKYEKKAQ from the coding sequence ATGAAGAAAGGAATTCACCCAGAATACAAACAAACAACGATTACCTGTGCGTGCGGCAACGTTATTAATACAGGTTCAACAAAAGAAAATTTAAAAATTGAGGTTTGTTCTGCTTGTCATCCATTCTACACAGGTGCAAAATCTAGAATGGTAGATAAAGGCGGCCGGGTAGAGAGATTTAAGAAAAAATACGAGAAAAAAGCACAATAA